Proteins from one Fragaria vesca subsp. vesca linkage group LG6, FraVesHawaii_1.0, whole genome shotgun sequence genomic window:
- the LOC101302084 gene encoding probable aldo-keto reductase 1-like has product MAEQKEIQVPKVKLGTQGLEVSKLGFGCMGLTFAKSPGAEDDGISIIKHAFSKGITFFDTSDIYGTDHANEILVGKALKQLPREGVQLASKFGIVSLGPPRLVVKGTPEYVRSCCEASLKRLGVDYIDLYYYHRIDQTVPIEDTMGELKKLVEEGKIKYIGLSEASPDTIRRAHAVHPITAVQMEWSLWTRDIEEEIIPLCRERGIGIVPYSPLGSGFFAGKAVAESLDPNDLAAAHPRLTGENLEKNRRIYQAIESLATNKHRCSPAQLALSWVLHQGDDVVPIPGTTKIKNLDTNIGSLSLNLKEDDLKEITGAVPLDEVAGDKIFPSASHVQWKYANTPQKTLN; this is encoded by the exons ATGGCTGAACAGAAGGAAATACAGGTCCCAAAGGTTAAACTAGGAACTCAAGGACTTGAG GTTTCAAAATTGGGGTTTGGATGCATGGGATTGACGTTTGCCAAGTCTCCTGGTGCTGAAGATGATGGAATCTCCATTATAAAGCATGCCTTCAGTAAAGGAATCACTTTCTTCGACACATCTGATATATACGGAACTGATCATGCCAATGAAATTCTTGTTGGCAAG GCCCTGAAGCAGTTGCCAAGGGAAGGGGTTCAACTAGCATCGAAGTTTGGTATTGTAAGCTTAGGACCTCCTCGCTTGGTGGTGAAGGGAACTCCGGAGTATGTCAGGTCATGCTGCGAGGCTAGCTTGAAGCGTCTTGGTGTCGACTACATTGACCTCTACTATTATCACCGCATTGATCAAACGGTGCCAATAGAGGACACT ATGGGAGAGCTGAAAAAACTTGTGGAAGAAGGAAAGATCAAGTATATTGGGTTATCTGAAGCCAGTCCAGACACAATAAGGAGAGCACATGCTGTGCATCCCATCACAGCTGTGCAAATGGAGTGGTCTCTTTGGACTAGAGATATTGAAGAAGAGATTATTCCACTTTGCAG GGAGCGTGGCATTGGAATAGTTCCATATAGTCCTCTTGGTAGTGGTTTCTTCGCAGGCAAAGCAGTTGCCGAAAGTTTGGATCCAAATGATCTTGCG GCCGCACATCCTCGGCTAACTGGAGAGAACTTGGAGAAGAACAGACGCATATACCAGGCAATAGAAAGCCTTGCTACAAATAAGCACCGTTGCTCTCCTGCTCAACTAGCACTGTCGTGGGTTCTCCACCAAGGTGATGACGTTGTACCAATCCCCG GGACAACAAAGATTAAGAACCTGGATACCAACATTGGCTCCTTAAGTCTGAATCTGAAGGAAGATGACCTCAAAGAAATCACTGGAGCTGTTCCACTAGACGAAGTAGCTGGCGATAAAATTTTTCCAAGCGCGAGTCATGTGCAATGGAAATATGCCAACACTCCTCAAAAGACTCTGAACTAG